From the Flavobacterium gyeonganense genome, the window GGTTTTTCGAAATTTTCATTAAATGGATTAATTACTTTTTTGACCACAAACGGATTTGAATACAAGACTGATTTCATAAATTTTGAAATCACAAAACGGAATCCGGTCATTTTGGATTTTTCCTTTATTGGAAGAATCGGCATAATAAACAAACAGTAAAGAGACATTAAAATTCCGCCGAGTCCGTAGTAAAAAAAGGATATAATACCATTTAAAAAACTGCGTAGTGCGAAAGGTGGATTTCCGTTTTTTGAACGGTTTGATATAAAAAGTTTAAAGAGAATCGGATAGAAGATGAACGTAATAATCAGTGCCGCAAAAACCCCGATTAACGAAACTGATGAAATTGAAGTTAGTGCAGGATGCTTCGCAAATATCATGGCGCCGATTCCTAAAATTGTCGTGATTACAGCTAAAATGATTGATGTCCTGTAAATCGCAATTTCATTTTTTCCGGTAGTATATTCTTTTTGAAGTGCACTGGTCATGAAAATACTAAAATCAACTCCGTGACCAAAAATCAAAGTGCAGACGATCATGCTGAAAATATTCATCTGAATGCCAAAAATCCCCATAATTCCTGCTGTAACAATTCCGGTTAAAGCAATCGGGATACAGCTGACAATCACCAATTCAATTCTTCTGAAAAAGAAAAACAGAATTAAAATCACGGCGATAAAGGAATAATTGACAAGTGAATTAAAATCGGTTTTCAAAGTGCTGAAAAAGGTTTCATTCATTTGTTGGCGGTCAATTGCAATCAGGTTTTCTTTGGCGGAAGTCGATTTTACAAAAGTATCACGCTGTTCAGGAGAAACTTTCACCAAAGTCGAAATCGTATAAAAACCATTTTTTTCGGTTACAAATTCTTTCAGTTGCAGCGCCTGAATTTTTAAATAAGCTGAAGCAGAAATAGGTTTGAAATCAAAATTTAAATGATTGAAAAAAAGATTGTATGTGGCCGGCTTGAATCCAAGTTTGGAACCTTCCGTAATTAATTGAGATTGTAAAAACTGTTTTTTATTCGCATCCCAAAACGAATTCCACTTTTGAATTTTTTGAAGCTGTTCATGCTGCGAAAGCATAATTCCGCCCACAGAACTGAAATTCAATATTTTATTTTGTTGTTTTTCTTTTGTTAAATCAGAAAAAAGCTGACTATTGTGCTGCAAAACTTCTTCCATACTTTTTCCGTATGAAGCCACATAAATCGTTTTTGAAGTCAGACTCGTGCTTTCTTCTAATTGTTTTTCGGCAGCTTTAATTTCCTTTGGAACAAAATTTAACTGCGACAAATCGTTATTAAAACCAACATCATTATAAGTAAAAAAGCAGACAATCGTAATTAAAACACAAAATCCAATCAAAAATTTATTGTTGTGAAAGGAGAAATGAGCCAGTTTATCGATCACATTTTTCTTATGTTCAAAATTATTTTCCTTCGGTTTATATAAATGAGGAACAATCAGAAGCGAGAAAAACGCAGATGCCATAACGATGACGGCAGCGAAAATTCCGAGGTCATTCAGTGCATCTGATTTTACAAAAAGCAGACATAAAAATGCAACAGCCGTAGTCGAACTGCTCATAATCACCGGCATCGTGATGTCTTTATACAACGTTTTGATGTCGCTGTTGTGTTTGTAATGCGTGAGAATATGTAATGAATAATCAATCGTAATTCCTAATAAAATAGATCCGATTCCGAGTGAGATTGCCGAAATCTGTTCTTTTACAAAATATAAAAACGCAACAGCAAACAAACCGCCAAATATTGTTGGAATAAAAATAATTATCGGGATTAATATTTTTCGGTAGAATAAAATTAATATCAGCATCAGCGTAATCATGGCGATCGTTGTTGTCAGGACAATGTCGCTTTTAATCTGAGTGGCATTTGCAACTGCAATTAAAGCTGATCCAAAATAACTGACTGAAGTTTTTCCTTTAAATTTCTGATTTAAATTCTCCTGAATCGATTTTAGTTTTTCGACAAAAAGAGTGTTTTTTTCAGTTTCGCTGGATGAAATATCTGAGGTAATAAAAAGCAATAATTTATTTTTGTCTTTGGTCATTACAAAACCATTGTCAAGTGTAAAATCATCACCAATATTTAATTGCTGTAATTTTTTTAAAGCTATAAACGAAATCCCAAGTGGATCCTGCAGAATAAAATCCTTTGTTACAAATCCCGAAGGCGAAATAATGGATTTGTAATTTGCCTGAACTGTCGCTGCAATACTGTCTTTTTGCAATTTTTTTTCGATAGAATCATAATCTTTATCATCTAAAAAAAGAGGCAGGTTATTGTAAACAAAATCGATAGTTTCCTGGATATTTTCTTCGTCAATTTTTCCCTGGATTCCGGTAATATAAGGTTTGCAGGATTTAGAAACACTGTCTGAAAAGGCAGTCGCCATTTCTTTCAAATCCTCTTCAGAACCGTTCTTTTCGAGTTTGAAAATGACAGTAGTTTTGTCTGCAAAATTTAATTGTTTTAAAACCTTAGCCGTTACATCAGCCTTGTCATTTGTGGGAATAAGTTTGGTAATGTCTTCTTCAAATTTGATTTGAGACGCAAAAAATCCAAAAATAAAAAGCATCAGCACAGCCAAAATAACCGAAAGTGATTTTTTTCGGTTTACAAATAAATGAATGGCGTAGAAGTATTGATGCATGATTATAGCTTAAATTTTTCAGCCACAAATTCACGAATTTATTTTGAATAAATTGTACTAATTTGAGAATTCGTAGCGAATTGACATAGAATTTTATTCTGTACGTTTTTTAGTAAAAGCGGTTAAAAGAAAATAACTTATTAAACCAGCTGATAACGCCGAAACGGATGCTAAAATAAGACTTCCTACGATATATTGAGCGGCATTTTTTTGAATATCGTCAAACGTCATCGAACTGTCCAAAAAAAGTGAAGTATCAGAAGGGACAAAAATGCTTCCTATTTTTAGAGAACCGTAAATAATAAAAGGAATGAAAGGAGGAAAACTAACATTGGAAGTTAAAAAAGCAATGACTTTGTTAAGCCTGAATAATGCGGCTAAAGCAAAAAGCAAAATGGTCTGAAAACCCCAGAAAGGAGAAAGACCAATAAAAATTCCTAAAGCGATTGCAGCGGATTTTTTAAAATTTGAATCCTTGCTTTCTAAAATATCTTCGAGAAAGAATTTTTTAAAACCTTTTTTTTTGCTCTTCTGAAAAAATCCCTTGGTTTGATGTAAAGCAGCGCATTTGTTACCAAAACGGTATTTAGAATACTGATTCTGGTAAAGTCACGAAACGGACGAAAATGAGAAACACGTTCTGCAGGATCGTACAAAACCTGAATCGGAATGTTTTTTACCACAATTCCTTTCCATGCAGCACGTACAATAACTTCAATTTCAAACTCAAATTTATTGGTATAAAATCGTTTTGGTAACAATCGAAGCGGATATAATCTAAAACCAGATTGCGTATCGTCAAGTTTGATTCCGGTTTCAAACTTAAACCAGAAGTTCGAAAATTTGTTTCCAAAACTACTTTTTTTCGGCACATTTTCCTGTGTCATATTCCGGCTTCCAATCAACAGCGAATTGGGTTCTTCCTGTATGGCAGCAATAAAATTTGGAATATCGGAAGCAAAATGCTGCCCGTCAGAATCGATTGTGATGGCGTATTCGAATTTCATTTCGATTGCTTTTCGAAAACCATTTCTAAGCGCGCGCCCTTTTCCTAAATTTTTAGGATGATGAATTTGCGTAAGCTGCGGATATTGTTTTAAAATGTTGAAAGTTTCATCAGTCGAACCGTCATTAACAATAATGACACTTGGAGTGAAATCTAAAACAGAGTCCAATACTTTTTTTAGTGTTTTACGGTTATTGTATGTCGGTACAATAACGCAAAAGTTAGTCGAATTAAGTAGTTCCTGCTGTGATTTCATGTGGCGTTTTTTGGGCTTTTATTTTACAAATTGCTTCTCTTTTTCAGAGAAACTTTTAGATTGCAAAACAAA encodes:
- a CDS encoding 1-acyl-sn-glycerol-3-phosphate acyltransferase, which translates into the protein MHQYFYAIHLFVNRKKSLSVILAVLMLFIFGFFASQIKFEEDITKLIPTNDKADVTAKVLKQLNFADKTTVIFKLEKNGSEEDLKEMATAFSDSVSKSCKPYITGIQGKIDEENIQETIDFVYNNLPLFLDDKDYDSIEKKLQKDSIAATVQANYKSIISPSGFVTKDFILQDPLGISFIALKKLQQLNIGDDFTLDNGFVMTKDKNKLLLFITSDISSSETEKNTLFVEKLKSIQENLNQKFKGKTSVSYFGSALIAVANATQIKSDIVLTTTIAMITLMLILILFYRKILIPIIIFIPTIFGGLFAVAFLYFVKEQISAISLGIGSILLGITIDYSLHILTHYKHNSDIKTLYKDITMPVIMSSSTTAVAFLCLLFVKSDALNDLGIFAAVIVMASAFFSLLIVPHLYKPKENNFEHKKNVIDKLAHFSFHNNKFLIGFCVLITIVCFFTYNDVGFNNDLSQLNFVPKEIKAAEKQLEESTSLTSKTIYVASYGKSMEEVLQHNSQLFSDLTKEKQQNKILNFSSVGGIMLSQHEQLQKIQKWNSFWDANKKQFLQSQLITEGSKLGFKPATYNLFFNHLNFDFKPISASAYLKIQALQLKEFVTEKNGFYTISTLVKVSPEQRDTFVKSTSAKENLIAIDRQQMNETFFSTLKTDFNSLVNYSFIAVILILFFFFRRIELVIVSCIPIALTGIVTAGIMGIFGIQMNIFSMIVCTLIFGHGVDFSIFMTSALQKEYTTGKNEIAIYRTSIILAVITTILGIGAMIFAKHPALTSISSVSLIGVFAALIITFIFYPILFKLFISNRSKNGNPPFALRSFLNGIISFFYYGLGGILMSLYCLFIMPILPIKEKSKMTGFRFVISKFMKSVLYSNPFVVKKVINPFNENFEKPAIIIANHASFLDTLTIGMLTPKVIYLVNDWVYNSLFFGPIVKKAGFYPVSKGLENGVEHLRQKAKEGYSIIIFPEGTRSESNQIKRFHKGAFYLAEELNLDILPILIHGVSEVLPKGDFIIYDGSITISILERISPDNHSFGKNYAERTKQISAFFKSEFSKIRQQIEGPDYFKKMLIHSYDYKEIEVVKSVKENLKSNLETYYHLNRYISAKAKILHLANDYGQLDVLLTLQEPQRKIDSYISDEEKREVAKTNYIAKKRKVDYVSQLESSVVNQYELLLISDESYNENPEKIVSKFSSVILIYCLHYKTKLIASGFKIVSEENGISLLNKN